One window of the Triticum dicoccoides isolate Atlit2015 ecotype Zavitan chromosome 3B, WEW_v2.0, whole genome shotgun sequence genome contains the following:
- the LOC119281542 gene encoding protein NRT1/ PTR FAMILY 1.2-like, translated as MEVSAMEEAAVRVPVPAARRKGGLRTIPFIISNEIFEKVATYGLQANMVVYLTKRYNMTPAASAMVLYLWSALTNFLPIGGGVLSDVFFGRFPVIAVGCVVSLSGMCLLLVTAILPVYKKTLGCDPANPSACTMLPCQLPLLFTSFMLMSLGAGGIRPCALAFGADQLDKRDNSTKNVRRLQTFFNWYYTVLGLSLVVAVLVIVYIQDHMGWVVGFSVPVVLMLAALMLFLAGSPLYLKAEADRSVLVGIVQVLVASYKNRRELLPPDTAEASCFHNKAGSRPRVPTKKMVSMNRACVLRNPSKELNSDGSACDPWRLCTVQQVEDAKAVIRVLPIWSTGIIPGVIVAQVMFPVLQAGTMDRQMGKVEVPAASYSVFGIITLTVWVALYDRVLVRPLSRLTGHARGLSLRQRMGAGLAVFAVAMAVAARTEALRRGAAIAEGFQDQKHAVVHMSAMRLVPQHCLIGLADALNLIGQIEFYYSEFPKTMSSIGVSLLALGVGFGAVLGSAIVGIMNSATGRDGRDSWLSSNLNRGRYDYYYLVLAALSVANLVYFIWCSWAYGEEGQIRIMALAAEEAEEEETKQEQHK; from the exons ATGGAAGTCTCGGCCATGGAGGAAGCCGCCGTTCGTGTCCCTGTCCCTGCGGCGAGGAGGAAGGGCGGCCTCAGAACCATACCGTTCATCATCT CGAACGAGATCTTCGAGAAGGTGGCGACGTACGGGCTGCAAGCGAACATGGTCGTATACCTCACCAAGCGGTACAACATGACGCCGGCCGCCAGCGCCATGGTGCTCTACCTTTGGTCCGCCCTCACCAACTTCCTGCCCATCGGCGGCGGCGTGTTGTCGGACGTTTTCTTCGGCCGGTTCCCGGTCATCGCCGTGGGATGCGTCGTCAGCCTCTCG GGGATGTGCCTGCTATTGGTGACTGCGATCCTGCCGGTGTACAAGAAGACTCTGGGGTGCGACCCGGCCAACCCGAGCGCGTGCACGATGCTGCCGTGCCAGCTGCCGCTACTGTTCACGTCGTTCATGCTCATGTCGCTCGGGGCGGGCGGCATCCGGCCGTGCGCGCTGGCGTTCGGAGCGGACCAGCTGGACAAGCGGGACAACAGCACCAAGAACGTGAGGAGGCTGCAGACCTTCTTCAACTGGTACTACACCGTGCTGGGGCTCTCCCTCGTCGTTGCCGTCCTCGTCATCGTCTACATACAGGACCACATGGGGTGGGTCGTCGGCTTCTCCGTGCCCGTCGTGCTCATGCTCGCCGCTCTCATGCTCTTCCTGGCCGGCTCGCCTTTGTACctcaaggcggaggccgacaggagcGTGCTGGTGGGCATCGTGCAGGTGCTCGTCGCCAGCTACAAGAACCGGCGCGAGCTGTTGCCGCCGGACACGGCCGAAGCGTCGTGCTTTCACAACAAAGCTGGCTCCAGGCCCAGAGTTCCCACCAAGAAGATGGTGTCTATGAACCGGGCGTGCGTGCTCAGGAACCCGAGCAAGGAGCTCAACAGCGACGGGTCGGCGTGTGACCCGTGGCGGCTGTGCACGGTGCAGCAGGTGGAGGACGCCAAGGCCGTCATCCGCGTGCTGCCGATATGGTCCACGGGGATCATACCGGGCGTGATCGTCGCCCAGGTGATGTTCCCCGTGCTGCAAGCAGGTACGATGGATCGGCAGATGGGCAAGGTGGAGGTCCCCGCCGCATCCTACAGCGTCTTCGGCATCATCACGCTCACCGTCTGGGTGGCCTTGTACGACCGCGTGCTTGTGCGGCCCCTCTCGCGGCTCACCGGCCACGCGCGCGGGCTCAGCCTGCGACAGCGCATGGGAGCCGGGCTGGCGGTCTTCGCCGTGGccatggctgtggccgcgcgaacCGAGGCCCTCCGCCGCGGCGCGGCCATCGCGGAGGGCTTCCAGGACCAAAAGCATGCGGTGGTACACATGTCGGCGATGCGGCTTGTGCCGCAGCACTGCCTCATCGGGCTCGCCGACGCGTTGAACCTGATCGGGCAGATCGAGTTCTACTACTCCGAGTTCCCCAAGACCATGTCCAGCATCGGGGTGTCGCTGCTCGCCCTCGGCGTGGGCTTCGGCGCCGTGCTGGGGAGCGCCATCGTGGGGATCATGAACAGCGCCACCGGGAGGGACGGGCGCGACAGCTGGTTGTCCAGCAACCTCAACAGGGGCCGCTACGACTACTACTATCTGGTTCTCGCGGCGCTGTCCGTGGCCAACTTGGTGTACTTCATCTGGTGCAGCTGGGCGTACGGCGAGGAAGGGCAGATCAGAATTATGGCGTTGGCGgctgaggaggcggaggaggaagagacCAAACAAGAACAGCACAAATGA